The genomic stretch TCGGCGGGGGCGGCTACGCGGAGAAGGTGGCCGTTCCCGCCGACATGGCCCTGCCGGTGCCGGAGGGGCTGTCGATGGTCGAAGCGGCCGCCATCCCGGAGGCGTTCGCCACGTCGTATCTGAACCTCTGCATCGAGGGCGGCATAAAGGCCGGCGAGACCGTCTTCATCCAGGCGGGAGCCAGCGGGCTGGGTATGGCGGCGATCCAGCTGTCCAAAGTCGTCGGCGCGAAGGTGGTCACCACCGTCGGGTCGGAAGAGAAGGCACGGTTTGTGCGCGACCTTGGCGCCGACGTGGCGATCAACCGCCGGAAGGAAGCCATCCCGGCCGTGCTGAAGCAGCATCCGGTGGACGTGGCTTTGGACTGCGTGGCGGGTAAGGACCTCGGCCCGTGCCTGGAGACGATGGCGCGCGGCGGACGCTGGATCATCATCGCCACGCTGGGCGGCTCCACAAGCGAACTCAACGTGACGGACTTCTTCAGACGCGGCGTCAGGCTGATCGGCAGCACGTTGCGCAGCCGGACGAGCGAGATGAAAGCCGAGATCCTCGCGGGCATGGAGACGCTGCTGTGGCCGGCGTTTGCCTCCGGCCGCGTCAAGGTGCTGATCCACAAGACGCTGCCGATCACGCAGGCTGAAGAGGCCCACGCGATCCT from Candidatus Brocadiaceae bacterium encodes the following:
- a CDS encoding NAD(P)H-quinone oxidoreductase, giving the protein MHAIVVKADKSLEWREVPDPVIKAGEILVEVHAAALNRADLLQREGNYPPPPGWPEWMGLEAAGVVLEATPGGRWKAGDRVCALLGGGGYAEKVAVPADMALPVPEGLSMVEAAAIPEAFATSYLNLCIEGGIKAGETVFIQAGASGLGMAAIQLSKVVGAKVVTTVGSEEKARFVRDLGADVAINRRKEAIPAVLKQHPVDVALDCVAGKDLGPCLETMARGGRWIIIATLGGSTSELNVTDFFRRGVRLIGSTLRSRTSEMKAEILAGMETLLWPAFASGRVKVLIHKTLPITQAEEAHAILQRQENLGKVVLTVR